In Acidobacteriota bacterium, a single genomic region encodes these proteins:
- a CDS encoding trypsin-like peptidase domain-containing protein: MADNNNHSDNLIHTDDLTQNNIETPTNNISQPMIESGQQIPEPVNDFSNTLPANQEVRFTEWTNVDNKSTNPIGQAPRPVEPFPSQPQYYPTFNDESGYSDAQYNVSSAQGSFNQARVVESTPAFPDEPIPVRRKKATMWIALGVIACLLFSSILIALAVFRSKPTGEAPVLPPPGSSKVVSAPSPTELSNSFREIAKVIKPAVVFIRITGESEEDSGLFGQFGLPQQRRRQQSAGSGVVVTHDGYIITNNHVVQNASKIDVTLSDNRKYKATVIGTDPETDLAVIKINDSNLPTAVLGNSDDVQQGDWVLALGSPFGLQQTLTAGIVSATGREFGSNLGKFIQTDASINPGNSGGPLISMNGEVVGINSFIIPQQLGMGQGGSLGIGFAVTSNVVRNVFSSIVERGKVSRGFLGVRPEEVDEAIANSYGIEPHSGVLVREVIPDTPAEKAGLQTGDIITAFEGKKVTTPSELTETVASQPVGKSCKVDFIRNKQSQSANVVLAERTAQQARAQTPNPPTPQSPEQVTAPGLGITVQAVTPEIAARLNLKIKSGVVVNNIDASSPTSGDGGLRHGDVIHRIDKFEINSVSDVLQAEKAIKGSEEIAIQIERNGQIFYLRIPLD, from the coding sequence ATGGCAGACAACAATAATCATTCGGATAATCTCATCCACACGGATGACTTAACTCAAAATAATATCGAAACGCCCACCAATAATATATCGCAACCGATGATTGAATCCGGGCAACAAATTCCTGAACCGGTTAATGATTTTTCCAATACCCTTCCTGCAAATCAGGAAGTTCGGTTTACGGAATGGACAAACGTTGATAATAAATCTACAAACCCCATCGGGCAGGCTCCCCGTCCGGTCGAGCCATTTCCTTCGCAGCCACAGTATTATCCAACATTCAACGATGAGTCAGGTTATAGCGATGCACAATACAACGTTTCATCTGCTCAGGGTTCCTTTAATCAGGCTAGAGTAGTTGAATCAACTCCTGCCTTTCCTGATGAACCGATTCCGGTTCGGCGAAAAAAGGCAACCATGTGGATTGCTCTGGGAGTGATTGCCTGTTTGTTATTCAGTTCGATTCTAATCGCGCTGGCGGTTTTTAGAAGTAAGCCCACCGGTGAAGCGCCGGTTTTACCACCCCCCGGTTCATCGAAAGTAGTGAGCGCCCCTTCACCTACGGAACTGTCTAATTCATTTCGTGAAATTGCCAAAGTCATTAAACCGGCAGTCGTTTTTATTCGCATTACCGGAGAATCTGAGGAAGATTCCGGTTTGTTCGGTCAATTTGGACTGCCCCAACAACGGCGTCGCCAGCAAAGCGCGGGGTCGGGGGTCGTGGTTACTCATGACGGCTACATCATCACTAATAATCACGTTGTGCAAAATGCCTCAAAAATTGATGTGACCTTGAGCGACAATCGCAAATACAAAGCTACGGTGATTGGCACCGACCCGGAAACCGATTTGGCAGTGATTAAAATAAATGACAGTAATTTGCCAACCGCGGTTCTCGGAAATTCCGATGATGTCCAACAGGGTGATTGGGTGCTGGCGCTCGGCAGCCCGTTCGGTTTGCAACAAACTTTAACCGCGGGAATCGTCAGCGCCACAGGTCGTGAGTTTGGCAGTAATCTCGGAAAATTTATTCAAACCGATGCTTCGATTAATCCGGGAAATTCCGGTGGCCCGTTGATTTCGATGAACGGTGAAGTCGTCGGCATTAACTCCTTCATCATTCCGCAACAACTCGGTATGGGTCAGGGCGGAAGTCTCGGAATTGGCTTTGCCGTCACCTCAAACGTCGTTCGCAATGTTTTCAGCAGCATCGTTGAACGCGGCAAAGTGTCACGCGGATTTTTAGGTGTTCGACCCGAAGAGGTTGATGAAGCGATTGCCAACTCTTACGGCATTGAACCGCATTCCGGCGTTTTGGTGCGCGAAGTGATACCGGATACGCCTGCGGAAAAAGCCGGACTGCAAACCGGTGACATCATCACCGCCTTTGAAGGAAAAAAGGTCACAACCCCATCGGAACTTACCGAAACTGTTGCCTCGCAACCGGTAGGCAAATCCTGCAAGGTCGATTTTATTCGCAACAAACAATCCCAATCGGCAAACGTGGTGTTAGCTGAACGTACTGCCCAGCAAGCGCGCGCCCAAACTCCAAACCCGCCAACCCCGCAAAGCCCTGAACAGGTCACTGCGCCGGGGTTGGGCATCACGGTTCAAGCCGTTACCCCGGAAATCGCCGCGCGTTTAAACCTCAAAATTAAATCCGGCGTGGTCGTCAATAACATTGATGCTAGTAGCCCGACAAGTGGTGATGGTGGATTGCGCCACGGAGATGTCATTCATCGCATTGATAAATTTGAAATCAATTCGGTGAGCGATGTACTACAGGCGGAAAAAGCGATTAAAGGAAGCGAGGAAATCGCCATTCAAATCGAAAGAAACGGTCAGATATTTTATTTAAGAATTCCGCTCGATTAA
- a CDS encoding MBL fold metallo-hydrolase, with translation MNKPLAGMQLEEIGKDVYACLQEDKGLGYSNSGFINRGGGLVVDTFWDLPHTRELIENYKRVQRQSIKRVVNTHSNGDHCWGNQLFEGAELIGHRRCPELMQRESPQTLQGLRNATGSPDPAIASMAKKLSEWNFEGVELTPPNTLFDERLDLNLDGLPVQLIYVGPAHTSGDVIVHLPEQRIVFAGDVLFRFCTPIGWDGTFNGWVKALDFISKLEPEVIVPGHGQMCGVEGITEMKEYLLYVLHESRYWFDRGVTIFEAAKKIDLGKYAGWNEPQRIIFNVERAYREFRDLSFDQAEEAISLFRGMYELEMQYNRNG, from the coding sequence TTGAATAAGCCATTAGCAGGAATGCAGCTCGAAGAAATCGGCAAAGATGTTTATGCCTGTTTGCAAGAGGATAAGGGATTAGGCTACAGCAACTCCGGTTTTATCAATCGCGGGGGCGGTCTGGTCGTGGATACCTTCTGGGATTTACCACATACCAGAGAACTCATCGAAAATTATAAACGGGTTCAGCGTCAGTCGATCAAACGTGTGGTCAATACCCATAGTAATGGCGATCATTGCTGGGGTAATCAGCTTTTTGAAGGTGCCGAGTTAATCGGTCACCGGCGTTGCCCTGAGTTAATGCAACGCGAAAGTCCGCAGACATTGCAGGGTTTAAGAAACGCAACCGGAAGTCCAGACCCAGCCATTGCCTCGATGGCAAAGAAATTATCCGAATGGAATTTTGAAGGGGTAGAACTAACGCCGCCAAACACCTTGTTCGATGAGCGGTTGGATTTAAATTTGGATGGGCTCCCGGTTCAATTAATTTATGTGGGACCGGCGCATACTTCGGGCGATGTGATTGTGCATTTACCTGAACAGAGAATCGTATTTGCCGGTGATGTGCTTTTTCGATTTTGTACCCCAATCGGTTGGGATGGCACATTCAATGGATGGGTGAAGGCATTGGATTTTATCAGTAAACTTGAACCTGAAGTGATTGTGCCGGGGCACGGGCAGATGTGCGGTGTTGAAGGGATCACGGAAATGAAAGAATACCTGTTGTACGTCCTTCACGAATCCCGTTATTGGTTTGACCGAGGGGTAACGATTTTTGAAGCGGCGAAGAAAATTGATTTAGGAAAATATGCCGGATGGAATGAACCGCAGCGAATTATATTTAATGTTGAAAGGGCATATCGAGAATTTCGTGACCTATCATTTGATCAGGCAGAGGAGGCGATTTCGCTTTTCCGTGGAATGTATGAACTGGAAATGCAGTACAACCGGAATGGTTGA
- a CDS encoding DUF1501 domain-containing protein produces the protein MIQIKELALKLTRRQLFGMAGKGIGVAALAGLFKQEGWAVQDANRDPKTGGLLGFPNFAPKARRVIFLHQSGGPSQIDTFDYKPALQKNHGKELPASVRMGQRITGMTSGQSSLPCVNSMFKFSQHGQTGTWLSELLPHTAKIVDDITIIKTVNTDAINHDPAITFIQSGSQQPGRPSMGAWVSYGLGSENQNIPAFVVLLSQAQALNTDQPLFSRLWGSGFLPSAYQGVRFRSGSDPVLYLQDPQGINRTTRRQMLDAVVKLNKLNSQAYGDPEIETRIAQYEMAYRMQTSVPELMDLSKEPDSTFELYGRDSRKPGTYAANCLLARRLAERDVRFIQLYHRGWDQHNDLPRDLALQCRGTDQASAALIADLKQRGLLDDTLVIWGGEFGRTVYCQGKLTENNYGRDHHPRCFAMWFAGGGVKRGYSLGETDDFSYNVVRDPVHVHDLQATIMHCLGIDHKQLTFKFQGRHFRLTDVHGEVVEKILA, from the coding sequence ATGATTCAGATTAAAGAATTGGCATTGAAATTGACGCGCCGCCAGCTTTTCGGAATGGCGGGTAAAGGCATAGGGGTTGCCGCGCTTGCCGGTTTGTTCAAACAGGAAGGTTGGGCAGTTCAGGATGCAAATCGTGACCCCAAGACCGGCGGACTCCTCGGTTTTCCAAATTTCGCCCCGAAAGCCAGGCGCGTCATCTTTCTGCATCAATCGGGTGGTCCTTCGCAAATCGATACTTTTGATTACAAACCCGCTTTGCAAAAAAATCATGGCAAAGAATTACCGGCATCGGTTCGCATGGGGCAACGCATCACTGGTATGACTTCCGGGCAGAGTTCGCTGCCTTGCGTCAATTCGATGTTCAAGTTTTCACAGCATGGACAAACCGGCACCTGGCTCAGTGAACTGTTGCCGCATACCGCAAAAATCGTTGATGACATCACCATTATTAAAACCGTCAATACCGATGCCATCAATCACGACCCGGCAATCACCTTCATTCAAAGCGGCAGTCAGCAACCCGGTCGTCCGAGCATGGGCGCCTGGGTGAGTTACGGACTTGGAAGCGAGAATCAAAACATTCCCGCCTTTGTGGTTTTACTCTCACAGGCGCAGGCGCTCAATACCGATCAACCGTTGTTTTCACGTTTGTGGGGAAGCGGTTTTTTACCCTCAGCTTATCAGGGGGTGCGGTTTCGTTCAGGCAGCGACCCGGTGCTTTACCTGCAAGACCCGCAGGGAATCAATCGAACCACACGCCGACAGATGCTCGACGCGGTTGTGAAATTGAATAAATTAAATTCTCAAGCTTATGGCGACCCGGAAATCGAAACCCGCATCGCTCAATATGAGATGGCGTATCGCATGCAAACCTCTGTGCCGGAGTTGATGGATTTATCCAAAGAACCGGATTCGACTTTTGAATTATATGGCAGGGATTCGCGAAAGCCCGGAACCTATGCGGCAAATTGTTTACTGGCGCGGCGACTTGCCGAACGTGATGTTCGCTTCATTCAACTCTATCATCGAGGTTGGGATCAACATAATGATTTGCCCAGGGATTTAGCTTTGCAATGTCGCGGCACCGATCAGGCGAGCGCCGCTTTGATTGCTGATTTGAAACAGCGAGGGCTTTTGGATGATACGCTGGTCATTTGGGGCGGCGAGTTTGGGCGAACGGTTTATTGTCAGGGAAAATTAACCGAAAACAATTACGGGCGTGACCACCATCCGCGTTGTTTTGCCATGTGGTTTGCGGGAGGCGGAGTTAAACGCGGATATAGTCTCGGTGAAACCGATGATTTCAGTTATAACGTAGTTCGTGACCCGGTTCATGTTCATGATTTACAGGCAACCATCATGCATTGCCTGGGGATTGACCACAAACAATTGACTTTTAAATTTCAAGGACGCCATTTCCGCTTGACCGATGTTCATGGTGAAGTCGTGGAAAAAATTCTCGCCTGA
- a CDS encoding four helix bundle protein, whose amino-acid sequence MGENILLEKSYKFALRIVRLYKYLCEEKQEYILSKQILIAGTYVGAHIKSAQEAESKLTFTNEMAIALRKASETEYWLQLLQDGEYIDGKAFNSIQDDCIELKKLLTTVIKTSKRQ is encoded by the coding sequence ATGGGCGAAAATATTTTGCTTGAGAAATCCTATAAATTTGCGCTTAGAATTGTTCGTCTGTACAAATATCTATGCGAAGAGAAACAGGAATATATTTTAAGCAAGCAAATTTTGATTGCCGGAACTTATGTTGGCGCACATATCAAATCAGCGCAAGAAGCCGAAAGTAAGCTCACTTTTACGAATGAAATGGCTATCGCTTTACGTAAAGCTTCGGAGACGGAGTATTGGCTACAACTTTTGCAGGATGGTGAATACATCGATGGGAAAGCGTTCAATTCAATTCAGGATGATTGTATTGAGTTGAAAAAATTATTGACGACCGTTATCAAGACATCGAAAAGGCAATAG
- a CDS encoding DUF1553 domain-containing protein has translation MKRIFQLFILACLISIGVFAALPRTSANTTTNKPIDFNRDVRPILSDNCFTCHGPDDKKRMAELRLDTKEGVFASGGVIVSGNAAKSRLYQRISATDLMMRMPPVDSGHKLTDAQIEIIRRWIDEGAKWEMHWAYVVPKRPEIPTVKNRRWVRNPIDNFILSRLEKEGLKPSIEADKITLLRRLHLDLTGLPPTLEDIDKFLADQSSNAYEKVVDQLLASEHFGERMALPWLDLARYADTHGYHIDSHRDMWVWRDWVIRSFNENKPFDQFTIEQLAGDLLPNATTEQKIASGFNRNHMINFEGGAIPEEYQTEYVVDRVETTANTWMAMTLGCARCHSHKYDPITQKEFYQFFAFFNSVNEKGLDGQTGNAMPILPLPSDEQKAQLDKLNNEIKFRENTLTDEKIKPLQVEWEKAFRTTKMASLKQGLVAHYNLENNYLDATGNQPEARKIRGDPNFSNGIIGKSLSFDGDSEVSLINPEKFNTQQPFNLSFWIRPSGNRLTHIVQKLESAGSRKGIEIALDDFALIGIQHWAGKIVVTLSSSANSAIQIRSTSRLPMNSWQHLSINFDGKNSANGLKLFINGKPENLDIIQDNLSGTFQNEAPFLIGNKELGKPYRGQLDDWRIYQRLLNESEIPQLARDYPIQQSLLRIFTKPAKEESQRIRDYFLTYIAPDTLRKTFAELTDLKKQREALNKQINTIMVMSEMEKPRETFILGRGDYRNKTEKVRPGVPSILPPLPGWTVRNRLTLARWLVAPSNPLTARVTVNRFWQMIFGQGIVKTAEDFGSQGEPPVHPELLDWLANEFIQSGWNVKAMMRMLATSATYRQSSRVTPELIEKDPENRLLARGARFRLPAEFVRDNALSVSGLLNQSVGGSSVFPYQSPGLWEEMAFGDGFSAQEYKQSHGKDLYRRSMYTFWKRTVPPASLATFDAPDREKCTARRSVTNTPLQALVLMNDPTYIEAARKLAERILSEGGVTTQSRIGFAFRLATSRKPSVNELQILNRLLDEQLQIYKNNKGLTESLLKIGESAIAIKVEPEVLAAWTMVASAVLNLDETITKE, from the coding sequence ATGAAAAGGATTTTTCAACTATTCATTCTCGCTTGTTTGATCAGTATCGGCGTATTTGCCGCTTTGCCGCGAACCTCAGCAAATACCACGACCAATAAGCCGATAGATTTTAATCGTGATGTGCGACCGATTCTTTCGGATAATTGTTTCACCTGTCACGGGCCCGATGATAAAAAACGAATGGCGGAGTTACGCCTTGATACTAAAGAAGGCGTATTTGCAAGCGGCGGGGTGATTGTTTCCGGCAACGCTGCGAAAAGTCGATTGTATCAACGCATTTCTGCAACTGACCTGATGATGCGTATGCCGCCGGTTGATTCGGGGCATAAACTCACAGATGCGCAAATCGAAATCATCCGCCGGTGGATTGATGAAGGCGCGAAATGGGAAATGCACTGGGCATATGTTGTGCCGAAACGACCGGAAATTCCCACAGTTAAAAACCGGCGTTGGGTTAGAAATCCAATTGATAATTTTATTCTCTCAAGGCTCGAAAAAGAGGGCTTGAAACCGTCGATTGAAGCTGACAAAATCACTCTGCTTCGCCGCCTCCATCTGGATTTAACCGGACTTCCACCGACCCTTGAAGACATCGACAAATTCCTTGCTGATCAATCCTCGAATGCTTATGAAAAGGTAGTAGACCAACTTTTAGCATCTGAACATTTTGGCGAACGCATGGCGCTTCCGTGGCTTGATCTGGCGCGTTATGCAGACACCCACGGCTATCACATCGACTCTCACAGGGATATGTGGGTGTGGCGCGACTGGGTGATTCGCAGCTTCAATGAAAACAAACCGTTTGACCAATTTACTATTGAACAACTGGCAGGCGATTTATTGCCCAATGCGACAACCGAACAAAAAATCGCTTCGGGGTTTAATCGCAATCACATGATTAATTTTGAAGGCGGCGCGATTCCCGAAGAGTATCAAACCGAATATGTGGTTGACCGGGTTGAAACCACAGCCAATACCTGGATGGCGATGACTTTGGGGTGTGCCCGTTGTCACAGCCATAAATATGACCCGATTACCCAAAAAGAGTTTTATCAGTTCTTTGCATTTTTTAATTCAGTAAACGAAAAGGGACTGGACGGACAAACCGGCAACGCCATGCCGATTTTGCCATTGCCCTCGGATGAACAAAAAGCCCAATTGGATAAGCTCAATAATGAAATTAAGTTTAGAGAAAATACTTTAACCGATGAAAAGATAAAGCCGCTTCAGGTTGAATGGGAAAAAGCATTCAGAACGACCAAGATGGCTTCGCTCAAACAGGGATTAGTTGCGCATTATAATTTAGAAAATAATTATCTGGATGCGACCGGCAACCAACCCGAAGCCAGGAAAATTCGCGGCGATCCGAATTTCAGCAACGGAATAATTGGAAAATCACTGAGTTTTGACGGCGATTCCGAAGTCAGTTTAATTAATCCGGAGAAATTCAATACCCAACAACCGTTCAATCTCTCTTTCTGGATACGCCCGTCCGGGAATCGCCTGACGCACATCGTTCAAAAACTTGAAAGTGCGGGTAGCCGCAAGGGAATTGAAATTGCGCTTGATGATTTTGCCTTGATTGGCATTCAACATTGGGCAGGAAAAATTGTCGTTACCTTGTCATCATCGGCAAACTCAGCCATTCAAATCCGGTCAACATCGCGGTTGCCGATGAATAGCTGGCAGCATCTCTCAATCAATTTTGATGGGAAAAATTCTGCAAATGGGTTGAAATTATTCATCAACGGGAAACCTGAAAATCTCGACATCATTCAGGATAATTTGAGTGGCACGTTTCAAAACGAAGCGCCATTTTTAATTGGCAATAAGGAGTTGGGCAAACCCTATCGCGGGCAGCTTGATGATTGGCGAATCTATCAACGCCTGTTGAACGAAAGCGAAATCCCGCAACTTGCGCGTGACTATCCGATTCAACAAAGCCTGCTCCGCATCTTCACTAAACCAGCGAAAGAAGAAAGCCAACGAATTCGGGACTATTTTTTAACCTATATCGCGCCCGATACATTAAGAAAGACATTTGCAGAATTGACTGATTTGAAAAAACAACGCGAAGCGTTGAACAAACAAATCAATACGATAATGGTGATGAGCGAGATGGAAAAACCTCGCGAAACCTTCATACTGGGACGCGGCGATTATCGTAATAAAACCGAAAAAGTCAGACCCGGTGTGCCCTCGATATTGCCGCCATTGCCAGGCTGGACTGTACGAAATCGTTTGACCCTGGCGAGATGGTTGGTTGCGCCGTCGAACCCACTGACCGCGCGGGTTACGGTGAACCGATTCTGGCAAATGATATTCGGGCAGGGAATCGTCAAAACCGCAGAAGATTTTGGTTCACAGGGTGAGCCTCCCGTCCATCCAGAATTGCTTGATTGGTTAGCCAATGAATTTATTCAATCGGGTTGGAATGTTAAAGCGATGATGCGAATGCTGGCGACCTCTGCAACCTACAGACAATCATCCAGAGTTACACCTGAACTAATCGAAAAAGACCCGGAGAATCGTTTGCTGGCGCGTGGCGCGCGTTTTCGATTACCGGCAGAGTTTGTGCGTGACAATGCCTTATCCGTAAGTGGATTGTTAAACCAATCAGTTGGTGGTTCGAGCGTTTTTCCTTATCAATCCCCCGGTCTTTGGGAAGAGATGGCTTTCGGAGATGGATTTTCGGCGCAGGAATATAAACAAAGTCACGGCAAAGACCTTTACCGACGAAGTATGTATACCTTCTGGAAACGCACTGTACCGCCGGCATCGCTTGCGACTTTCGATGCGCCTGATAGAGAGAAATGCACCGCGCGGCGGTCAGTTACCAACACACCATTGCAGGCATTGGTGTTGATGAATGACCCGACCTACATCGAAGCCGCGAGAAAACTTGCCGAACGTATATTGAGTGAAGGCGGGGTAACGACGCAAAGCCGAATCGGTTTTGCTTTTCGATTGGCAACCTCGAGAAAACCCTCAGTGAACGAATTGCAAATATTAAATCGGCTTTTGGATGAGCAATTGCAGATTTATAAAAATAATAAAGGGCTTACCGAGTCCCTTTTAAAAATAGGTGAATCCGCAATTGCAATCAAAGTTGAACCGGAAGTTCTGGCTGCCTGGACGATGGTTGCCAGTGCGGTTTTAAATTTGGATGAAACGATTACCAAAGAGTAA
- a CDS encoding Gfo/Idh/MocA family oxidoreductase: MKKKESNLSRRDLLKSAAVAGAGMSLAGIFPDHAKGNAIEFLTEPPANNKTMIGVPFEKRDKVRIAIVGTGLRGRSVLGELLAVENVEITALCDNVKEKCQKAVDMVTKAGKPAPAMYTNGDTDFENLCKREDIDFVYTATPWEWHVPVMLSAMNNGHHCGTEVPAAYTLEECWKLVETSEKNRRHCMIMENCCYDYSETIVLNMVREGLLGELIHGECAYNHDLRGILFEKKDEGLWRRRHHTLRDANLYTTHGLGPVANYMNINRGERLETMVAMSSVHLGLEAFRKENLAADDPRQKEVYKTGDYHTALIKTASGRTIMLQHNVSTPRPYDRINLIQGTKGIFRDYPPRIFVDGQKGGHRWATLDEYKQKFEHRLWRIAGEVARKLGGHGGMDYIMCYRLVECFREGLPPDMDVYDAATWSVPGPLSEISVKRGSAPVRFPDFTRGKWKAARPTVI, from the coding sequence ATGAAAAAGAAGGAATCGAATTTGTCGCGCAGAGATTTATTGAAATCCGCCGCCGTTGCAGGCGCAGGAATGAGCCTCGCGGGAATTTTCCCTGACCATGCCAAAGGCAATGCGATTGAATTTCTAACTGAACCGCCAGCCAATAATAAAACCATGATTGGTGTGCCGTTTGAAAAACGCGACAAAGTGCGAATCGCGATTGTCGGCACAGGGCTTCGCGGGCGCAGCGTGCTCGGAGAACTACTGGCGGTAGAAAATGTCGAAATCACCGCGCTCTGTGACAATGTCAAAGAGAAATGTCAAAAAGCCGTTGATATGGTCACCAAAGCCGGAAAGCCAGCGCCGGCAATGTATACCAACGGCGATACCGATTTTGAAAATCTTTGCAAACGCGAGGATATTGATTTTGTTTACACGGCGACACCCTGGGAATGGCATGTCCCGGTGATGTTATCGGCAATGAATAACGGACATCATTGCGGCACAGAAGTCCCTGCGGCTTACACGTTGGAAGAGTGTTGGAAACTGGTTGAAACCTCAGAAAAAAACCGACGCCATTGCATGATTATGGAGAACTGTTGTTATGACTACAGTGAAACCATCGTTTTGAATATGGTACGCGAAGGCTTGCTCGGCGAGTTGATTCACGGCGAATGCGCTTATAATCATGACCTGCGCGGCATTCTGTTCGAGAAAAAAGATGAAGGGTTGTGGCGCAGACGCCATCACACCTTGCGGGACGCCAATTTGTACACTACGCATGGATTGGGTCCGGTCGCCAATTATATGAATATCAATCGCGGTGAACGGTTAGAGACGATGGTGGCAATGAGTTCGGTGCATCTGGGATTAGAGGCGTTTCGCAAAGAAAATCTCGCGGCAGATGACCCGCGCCAGAAAGAGGTTTACAAAACCGGAGATTATCACACGGCTTTGATTAAAACCGCTTCGGGGCGAACCATTATGCTGCAACACAATGTCTCGACACCGCGCCCCTATGACCGCATTAACCTGATTCAGGGAACCAAAGGAATTTTCCGCGATTATCCGCCGCGCATTTTTGTTGATGGGCAAAAAGGCGGGCATCGCTGGGCGACCCTTGATGAGTACAAACAGAAATTTGAACACCGGTTGTGGCGCATTGCCGGTGAAGTGGCGCGCAAACTCGGCGGGCACGGCGGCATGGATTACATCATGTGTTACCGTCTGGTTGAATGTTTTCGCGAAGGACTGCCGCCGGATATGGATGTTTATGACGCAGCGACCTGGAGTGTGCCGGGACCACTAAGCGAAATTTCAGTTAAACGCGGCAGCGCGCCCGTAAGATTTCCCGATTTCACACGCGGTAAATGGAAAGCTGCGCGCCCGACGGTAATTTGA
- a CDS encoding putative quinol monooxygenase gives MSDEKVIILGMAEVKPEHIEDFKKVGLELVAASRTEAACISYDCHQSKESPNKFMFYEVWANQDGIDTHFKMPHTQELFGKAQTFLVNPPSITFWTKLS, from the coding sequence ATGTCGGATGAAAAGGTAATTATTTTAGGTATGGCGGAAGTTAAACCGGAACACATTGAAGATTTCAAAAAAGTTGGACTCGAACTGGTCGCTGCCAGTCGCACGGAAGCCGCCTGCATCAGTTACGATTGCCATCAATCAAAAGAATCGCCCAACAAATTCATGTTTTATGAAGTCTGGGCAAATCAGGACGGCATCGACACACATTTCAAGATGCCTCACACGCAGGAACTCTTCGGCAAAGCGCAGACTTTTTTAGTAAACCCGCCAAGCATTACGTTCTGGACAAAACTGAGCTGA
- a CDS encoding ectonucleotide pyrophosphatase/phosphodiesterase, giving the protein MQRTLLCLLILNLIFGISFQSTLAQQRTKAKIPVVLLSIDGMKPDYILEADKLGLKIPNLRRLVKEGAFATGVKGMMPTVTYPSHTTMVTGVAPARHGIYANSPFDPFSKNQGGWMWYAEDIKALTLWEAVNHAGMKSSSVDWPVTVGANITFNIAQIWRASTAEDRKLLRAVSTKGLLTEVEKAVGNYPEGYDYSIKAERQRSAINSYILENKKPNFHTGYFSALDEEQHSHGPYSKETYQTLEELDELIGNVRASAEKAGNGRAYFCVVSDHGFFKLNKEVRLNFALREAGLIELDEKGKLKSWRAIIWNSGATSAVILKDPNDRETKNKVRDILTRLVADEKSGVYKFFEGEELNQTGGFPNAAFIVCTKPEHYISGNFEGPITVGRLPGGGHGFLADFPEMNSAFFIVGPGIQAGKNLGVIDMRDIAPTLASLLGVKLPNAEGRNVLLINRSAKP; this is encoded by the coding sequence ATGCAAAGAACTCTTCTTTGTCTTTTAATTCTAAATTTAATTTTCGGAATAAGTTTTCAATCCACCTTGGCGCAACAACGGACGAAGGCGAAAATCCCGGTTGTCCTGCTCTCGATTGATGGAATGAAACCCGATTATATTCTCGAAGCCGATAAACTCGGTCTGAAAATTCCCAACCTTCGCCGTCTGGTTAAAGAGGGCGCATTTGCAACCGGCGTCAAAGGCATGATGCCAACCGTCACCTATCCGAGTCATACGACGATGGTGACAGGTGTCGCTCCTGCGCGGCATGGGATTTATGCGAACTCGCCTTTCGACCCGTTTAGCAAAAATCAAGGTGGCTGGATGTGGTATGCCGAAGACATCAAAGCCCTGACGCTCTGGGAAGCGGTCAACCATGCGGGAATGAAAAGTTCAAGCGTGGATTGGCCGGTGACGGTCGGCGCAAACATCACCTTTAACATCGCGCAAATCTGGCGCGCTTCGACCGCCGAAGACCGGAAACTGTTGCGCGCCGTTTCAACCAAAGGGTTACTGACCGAAGTTGAAAAAGCCGTAGGCAATTATCCCGAAGGTTACGATTATTCAATCAAAGCCGAACGCCAACGCTCAGCCATTAACAGCTACATTCTGGAAAATAAAAAGCCGAATTTTCATACGGGATATTTTTCGGCGCTTGATGAAGAGCAGCATTCACATGGTCCCTACAGTAAAGAAACCTATCAAACCCTTGAAGAACTTGACGAACTCATTGGCAACGTTCGCGCTTCGGCTGAAAAAGCCGGAAATGGGCGTGCCTATTTTTGCGTGGTATCAGACCACGGCTTTTTTAAATTGAATAAAGAGGTGCGGTTGAATTTCGCTTTGCGCGAAGCCGGGCTGATTGAATTGGATGAGAAAGGGAAGTTGAAATCGTGGCGGGCGATTATCTGGAATTCGGGAGCGACTTCGGCGGTGATTTTAAAAGACCCGAATGATAGGGAAACGAAAAATAAAGTGCGCGACATTTTAACCCGCCTGGTCGCCGACGAAAAAAGCGGTGTTTACAAGTTTTTTGAAGGCGAAGAACTCAACCAGACCGGCGGCTTTCCGAATGCGGCATTCATCGTTTGCACCAAGCCCGAACATTACATCAGCGGCAATTTTGAAGGACCGATAACCGTTGGTCGCCTTCCCGGAGGAGGACATGGATTCCTTGCCGATTTTCCCGAAATGAATTCGGCATTCTTTATTGTGGGACCCGGCATTCAAGCGGGGAAAAATCTCGGTGTTATCGATATGCGCGACATTGCGCCTACGCTTGCGAGTTTGCTTGGTGTTAAACTCCCCAATGCCGAAGGGCGAAATGTTCTGCTCATAAACCGTTCAGCAAAACCTTAA